TTAAATTTGGCCTCTCGGATTCTATTTAGATCACGTTCAAATTTACGAAATTAGAAGGAAAATGGGTTAGGAAAGGAAAATTCCTGACATTTTTGCAAGTGGCTTGCCTAAAATCTATCCTCATTGTAAAGTTTGGCCTATCCTAAGTGCTAGTAATTAAGATAGAATTTCAGTATGACCAAAATATCCTCATTGTAAAGAAGACcttcaaatttatttacataatatattttataaagattCATTTTCTAAACCAAATTATTAATACCAATAACTAAATTTAAATGGATGATAAAAGAAGCTCTGCTAAACTAAGAAaggttttttaattctttattgtggatcaaatttattttatggtatTAAATGACCAAATCTAAACAttatatcattaataaaaattatttttataataatattttcagataTCCCTTtcaacaatataatatttttttttaatttattgggataattaattaatagctaATAGTAATTTATTATACGACTATAATAAAGAATAAGAAATGCTTAAAGGGCTGTTAAAAAacatagtattattattataaattatgattttggattttttatgcaaaaatatttataatcttgacatatttcttttattttcttatgggaaaagctccttttttttttttttccgttctCACGACATTATCAACAAATGAACagattttctaaattttcattgaaaaaagaaaaacaaaacaagtaaaTGGAAAAGAATGGTTTTATGTTGCTATATAGGATTTGAAACAAGCAATGGAACCCTGTTCAGGGGCGAAAATACAAGTCCCAACACGTTCTGTAAGACTTTTTACCAAACCTGCCATTCAACGTCATTGCATGCATGAGCAGGGGTGGaatcagacaaaaaaaaattaaggcatGAGTGATTTGTCTTATTAACAACACGACATTGAGGCATTATTTAAGATTGTGATAGCATGCAGTGTTTATTGTTTATTagtacaataatttttatttaaaaatatattaaaataatatattttattttatttttaatactaatatatGAAGTTAatctaaaaccataaaataaataatattaaaaaaaaaaaaaacacagcctaaaaaatttcaatttttaaaggTCGTGGAACGCAGATTTTGAATTGAAGAATTAGCTTTTGACACTCAAGCAGTTATCATTTTGAACAGTGCAATGACGTCGTATTAGCATCATTGAAAGTGAAGGTTATCGCAAACTCATATATGTACCACCATCGCCTCAATATCCGAACTCCATTCCCACCACAAAATTTCCTTAAAGCTCAGTATTGTCTTCATCTttcttccaagaaaaaaaattcttaaccgCCGTACAGAAAGTATATCATCGTGTCCTCCCACCAACCAACCATGACAGGTTCTTCGAGCTCCAAATTCGACGAGTTTCAATGGGTCAATACCATCCGTCGAACGCTCGAAAGGGAACTTGAAGAAGATACTTATCAAATTCCGGTGTGCATTTTTACTGTCCCCAGAACCCTAATGTCTAGCCATCCCAACTTTTATACTCCACATCAACTTCCACTTGGTCCGTACCATTATTGGCGTCCAGATCTAAGTGAGATGGAGAGCTACAAGCTTTCGGCAGCAAGAAAACTCCAAAACCAATTTCAAAGCGACAACTTTCAGAATCTTGTCGAGAAATTGGTAAAGCTTGAACCAAAGATTCGGGCATGCTACCACAAGTACTTAAATCTCAATGCTGAGACACTAGCATGGATGATGGCTTTGGATGCTTCGTTTTTACTCGagtttcttcaaatttattccgtcaaagaaaatgaagtttcaTTGAGGGTTTCCTCGAGGATGACACATTTGCTTGATTATTCAAAGAGAAAATCGGCACATTATGTAATTCTCAGCGATATAGTGATGATGGAGAATCAAATTCCACTATTTGTACTGAGAAAGGTGCTTAAGTTTCTACTCATGTCAGCAGAATCAGCTCATGACATGCTGATTTCCATGTTACTAGGGTTATGTAAAGAGCTCTCTCCTTTCAAGATGGTAGAGTTGGAAAAGACTAAAGTCTTGGAGCATTCCCACTTGCTAGACTCTTTGTATGACATTATGGTGCCCAGAGTGGAAGAACTATCGATTGAGATAACAACTGAAGATGTCGAAGAAAATCGTTCTGAAACTGAGCAAGAAAATCGTTCTGAAACTGAGCAAGAAAACGAAGGATCTGGAATTGATTTGAATCTTGTGAAAAGTATTTTGAGCGAGCTCTGGAATACGGTTTCTGAACTAAACATAGGCCCAATGCGTTGCCTCAAGAACGCTTCAGCATCAATGACAAGCAAATTAGGATTTTACTGGACAATACTAAATGAACTTCTGAATCTATCAGCCTCAAATCGTGGCATTGAGCCAGAAAATGAGAGCTCCAGAAATAACCAGCAGCTGCCACCTTTGGCAGAAGAGATCGCAATTCCTTCAGTCACACAGCTCTCTAACACTGGTGTTCGTTTTTTACCTACCAAGGGTAACATCTCCACCATTAACTTCGACACGGAGAAAGCTATATTTTACGTCCCCATGATTAGTTTAGATGCAAACAGTGAGTTTGTCTTTAGAAACTTAGTGGCATATGAAATATCCAATGCATCAGGACCCATGATTTTTGCTCGGTACATTGAATTGATGAATGGGATTATTGACACCGAGGAAGATGTAAGATTGCTTAGAGAGGGAGGCATTATCTTCAACCACTTGAAGAGTGATCAAGAGGTGGCAAACCTATGGAACGGGATGAGCAAGTGCAAGTCCATTAGGCTGACAAAAGCTCCCTTCTTAGATAAGGTGATTGAAGATGTTAACAAGTATTACAACAGCCGATGGAAGGTCAAGATACGGAAATTTATGAAGCACACTGTGTTTTGTTCATGGCAGTTTCTCACGATGCTCGCTTCCATTCTGCTCTTGCTCTTAATGGCTGTGGAATCATTTTGCACAGTTTATAAATGCATTAGAATAATCTAATGCATTTAGGCTGCTGATTTCTTAAGTATCATTCAAGGTTATGTTGGTGGTATCTTGCTCTGTctctatttattcatttatttatttatttgagtacACAAAtaattgtttcatttttattttttttttatgaacttcgACTGTTTATTTTACCATATAAttattgtataaataaatattttcaattgtAATGTAATGGGGGAGGACTGCCCCTCGTTGTGTTGTCCTATAACTCTATTCATAGCACaattaatgaataaaacaaGAATGAATTTTTAGGATGAATTTTTCTGATTGAATATACCGTTGCAGTATTCATCAATaaacaccaataaaaatatttcatcagtATATATCAAAGGAATTATAATGAGAAAATAATGAAtggaaaaaaagtcaaaaaataCAATGACGTGTTATTTTTACagacaaaattattgatagaTTTAAATACATCAgttaaatccgttggtaaatccttctgtaatatataatttatgacTTGACCAGCGACCCTTTTCTCTCCAtccctcatttcttcttcttcctttatttttctttgcaacAAACAACACACACTCccctaaaaaaaatcacaaatcaacCTCCCATTATAAATCCAGTCACCCCAACACCCAATGGTAAATCCatctataatatataatttatgacCTGACCAATGACTCTTATCTCTCCCttcctcatttcttcttcttcctctattTTTCTTTGCAACAAACAGCACACACACCCCTAAAAAAGTCACAAATCAACCTCCCATTATAAATTCAGTCACCCTAACACTCAGTTTGTCAACatctttgttctacatcaaattttattgaggattctCCACTTCAAGTAAGCAAAAACCATCCATTTTTTAATtgcactcaattttaaaaatgttaattttgttgcatatttttgtagtatatgtattttggttgggtgtttatttttttatagctttttctcatagaaatttgttgtacaaatatataatttgtacatgttatggtttgtttgagattttataaaattatatttgtttgtaaattgatggaatttattttgaatttatgacTTGggtgttttgtaatgaaataaataataacttatttaatgggtatcttttatattttgtcaattatATTGCTGAGATGAGATTTTGGTGAATGTGTCATTGGAATTTGTTTCATATGAGAacaattttgttgaattttagttgttttttttttgttcaatttcaattaaatatatatgattaattttaattattattttggatttttttgtaaattagggttaaatatattgtttaacTTAGTGATTAATTTTGTGTTTGTATAAtttgtggtttagggttttgagttGATGTAAATTAAAggtttataaaatttttgatttatatgtcaatttggtttgattttgatattttgaataGTGATAAGAAATGCATGAATTGTGAATGAATGTTGAAAtgtgaaattataaaaagtaattcaataatattataggaaagaaaaacaagacaCTAGAAATTGTTGGAAAACATTTACCAAATTAATGTACACCAATATACTGAAATAGAAATACTGaaggactatatatatatatatatatatatatataatatatatatatatatatatatatataaattggttGAGTACAAGTTGAGTGAACTCTTCACTCATTGACAAGGAAACAAATTGATATAAATCAATTGGTTTGTTGCAATcagatttaaattattatatatttaaatgtttaaaaattttatagtcTCTCATTTAAAAAAGGTGTTGccgatttttaaaaaataaaaataatatgaatgattaataatatcttaatcatttaatttgtataaatatctaagaaaaaattaatagcaCGTTATACAAACATGATCACTACTAATTTTTGTTGCAGCGCTTCTGATGATTATAATTTGTTAAGTGTCAACTAATAACATGCACTTGAGACACAGGCAGCCATTCTGAACGTAAATTTATCAAGTTGCGGTGTTGTCACGTCAAGAGAAGAGGTCCCTTCATAGTGATTTATTCACCTGGAAGTACCAGGCTTTCTaagtttatttttcctttataatgacatgttaatatttaaaaaaaataataatttcaattaaaaaatacaatttcaagtTTACAAACATTGAAGATGCCAAAACTTACATGCAgtataaaacaatatcattaaattaacaTCTTAATCCGAATTACAAGACAATGAGTTATGGATTATGTTgatgtttttatcttaattgAAACTTGAActctcaaattgaaaaaaatgtttataaaaaataaaaaagatcgaACAGCAACCCCCTTAGAGATGCAAGACTATTTGATAACCTCGGCAATCAACACAAACAAGAATGAGATTCGGGAGTATTAATCCCAATATCACTCCGTCCGATTGCAAGTTTGCAACAgtgtcagaaaatcaaaattttcccTTGTTTGAGATTCTTTGGTGGggaagaatcataaaaaaaaaggaccaaaaacacaacaaaattgCTCAATTGAGAAGATATAGTAGATGTGTAATGATCCACAATTATGCAGAGCTTCGTTCTCATCATTATCAATCACGCGATGAACAGAATTTGGGATGAGAAACTGAAAAATGCATAATAGGGGAAGTTCATGAAGCTCACTTATCCTGGGTGAAGAAACAAGAGGAGTTGATGTACTAGGGGATACTTTGGGGGATATAGAAGGCTGAGGATTTGCAACATGAGCAAGCACTCCAGAAACTTGTTGTGAAAGTTCAGTAGCAGAAATGGGACCACTGGATGATAAGGCCAACTTCATTGCCAATGGCTTACTGGTTATCGGACCAGAGAAGGAtttctgtttaatttttttgttatcagaTGCATTGTAAACATCAAGCTGTGGAAATGAGATTCCTCCAGCTAAAGGACGGGGTAATTGATGAAGCTGGTTGCTTAAATTAAGATGTTTACCAAGTCTTTTCTGTTAGAATAAAACTCCTAGTCTATAGGGTTGTCCTAGTCACTAGGAATATTGTTACTTGATATTGTGAGATTCCTCATAATACTGCACTTTATTTGTTTCCCGTTACCATTGTAAGGCTATATAATGAGCCACACTTATCATTCAATAATCAAGCAACCTTAATCATTTTGTGCACACTTTAAGCAAGCTGCTATTCTTGTTCATTAAGTGTAAcaaagtggtatcagagcctggtTGAGAGAATTCTGAGTGAGAGAGTTTAGGAACAGCAGTATCCTAAAAGAGAGAAACGCTGTGAGGAGATTGTGAGAAACACCAAGAGAAAAGAGTGAAGTATTAGAGTGAACTGATAGAAGAGAAACAGAGtgagaagagagaaacactGTGAGAAGATTGTGAGAAACACCGAGAGAAAAGAGTTAAGAGTGAACTGAGAAATGACTGCTGAAGGGAAAAAATTGTTGATCATTCCTAGGTTCAATGGGGACTATGATCACTGGAGCCTATTGATGGAGAATCTTCTGAGATCAAAAGAATACTGGAGCTGCATTGAAACTGGATTTACAGAACCTGATGAAGGAGAAACATTGATTACTGCACAAAAAAGACACCTTGAGGACTGCAAACTCAAGGATCTAAAGGTTAAAAACTACCTTTTCCAGTCAATCGACAAGTCAATCTTGAAGACTATTCTGCAGAAAGACACTTCCAACCAGCTGTGGGaatcaatgaaaacaaaatatcaaaggaATACTAGAGTCAAGCATGCTCAACTTCAGGCACTTCGCAGAGATTTTGAGGTGCTAGAAATGAAGATTGGTGAATCAGTCACTGATTATTTCTCCAGAGTCATGATGGTGGCAAATGATATGCGCAATTATAGAGAAGATATGCAAGATGTGAAGATTGTAGAAAAGATTTTACGCACTCTCACAGACAAATTCAATTATATTGTCTGTTCCATAGAGGAATCCAAAGACATTGATCTCCTTTCTGTGGATGAGCTACAAAGCTCATTGATTGTGCACGAACAGAAGTTTTGAAGGACTAACAGTGAAGATCAAGCCTTGAAAGTTACATTTGATGAGGGACAAGGCAGAGGAAGACGTGGCA
This DNA window, taken from Populus alba chromosome 17, ASM523922v2, whole genome shotgun sequence, encodes the following:
- the LOC118038129 gene encoding putative UPF0481 protein At3g02645, with the translated sequence MTGSSSSKFDEFQWVNTIRRTLERELEEDTYQIPVCIFTVPRTLMSSHPNFYTPHQLPLGPYHYWRPDLSEMESYKLSAARKLQNQFQSDNFQNLVEKLVKLEPKIRACYHKYLNLNAETLAWMMALDASFLLEFLQIYSVKENEVSLRVSSRMTHLLDYSKRKSAHYVILSDIVMMENQIPLFVLRKVLKFLLMSAESAHDMLISMLLGLCKELSPFKMVELEKTKVLEHSHLLDSLYDIMVPRVEELSIEITTEDVEENRSETEQENRSETEQENEGSGIDLNLVKSILSELWNTVSELNIGPMRCLKNASASMTSKLGFYWTILNELLNLSASNRGIEPENESSRNNQQLPPLAEEIAIPSVTQLSNTGVRFLPTKGNISTINFDTEKAIFYVPMISLDANSEFVFRNLVAYEISNASGPMIFARYIELMNGIIDTEEDVRLLREGGIIFNHLKSDQEVANLWNGMSKCKSIRLTKAPFLDKVIEDVNKYYNSRWKVKIRKFMKHTVFCSWQFLTMLASILLLLLMAVESFCTVYKCIRII